TTGAAAACGGATTTTATTTTGCAAAGGTTGAGTCAATCAAAGTAGATGGCAAGTTAAAAATTTATATTAGCGAGGGAAAGCAAGCGAAATTGGGGGAAGTGGAAATCTCTGGAAATGAAGCTTTATCGGTTGAGGATATAATTGCAATTTCTGGTTTTAAAAAAGGGGACATATTTTTGCCGGGGATTTTAAAAGACAAAATCAGGAGAATTCTTGACACATATTCAAACATTGGATATCCACTTGCGAGGGTTGAGGTTGCAGGTTTGAATTTTGATGAAAATGGATTTGTAAACTTAAATCTTAAAATAAACGAAGGTAGCTTGATAAAAATTGAGCAGGTAAAAATTGAGGGTAATAAATTGACCAAAGAATCTCTAATTTTGCGAGAAATGAGGATTAAAAAGGGGGAAATTTATCGTGAGAGGAAATTCAACCAGATAAGAAATAGACTTGTGAAGCTTGGGTTATTTGAGGTGGTTGAGGAACCTGAAATTTTTTTCTCCGACACGATAAGTGGGGTTTTGATAAAGGTTAGAGAAGTAAGACCGAATTTTTTTGATGGTGTAATTGGCTATGTTCCGAGGACTGAAACATCGGGTGGATATTTCACGGGATATATAAATATAGTTTTGAAAAATTTATTTGGCACAGGGAGAAGGTTTGGGGCAAGGTGGAATGCTGAAACACGGGAAACGCAGGAATTTGAACTTAATTATTTTGAACCGTATGTATTAAGTTTTCCGTTAAGTGCGGAGGTTTCTTTTCATCAGCGAAAGCAGGATTCAACTTATGTCGTTAGAGAACCAAAATTGAATCTTTCGTTTGAACTGACAAGCTCGGAGAAGGTTTCAGAAATTTTAAAGGCGTCGTTTTATATCTCTCAAAGGACGGTGATCCCAACTGCGACTGAGTTCATAGGTTATCAAATTTTTGAAAGCACGAGTTTAAATGCGGGGTTTGGGGTTTCATACGATTCAAGGGAGAATTTAGATTTTCGGGCTTCGGGGATTTATTTT
This genomic interval from Candidatus Kryptobacter tengchongensis contains the following:
- a CDS encoding outer membrane protein insertion porin family, with amino-acid sequence MLIRKILFKVLTIFLFSEFLLSQPLKVEIYGNRYLPLREIEKQVYEIIGGGGVSGEEIETLKGKILNLYIENGFYFAKVESIKVDGKLKIYISEGKQAKLGEVEISGNEALSVEDIIAISGFKKGDIFLPGILKDKIRRILDTYSNIGYPLARVEVAGLNFDENGFVNLNLKINEGSLIKIEQVKIEGNKLTKESLILREMRIKKGEIYRERKFNQIRNRLVKLGLFEVVEEPEIFFSDTISGVLIKVREVRPNFFDGVIGYVPRTETSGGYFTGYINIVLKNLFGTGRRFGARWNAETRETQEFELNYFEPYVLSFPLSAEVSFHQRKQDSTYVVREPKLNLSFELTSSEKVSEILKASFYISQRTVIPTATEFIGYQIFESTSLNAGFGVSYDSRENLDFRASGIYFSSFYEVGRKRIIGPEKMLTSETRRKININKFHLSLDFYLNFEKILKSVLVPRFNAVVVYGDGIDESDAFRFGGMRTLRGYREREFLATRAIWLNLENRFMVNQEFNIFLFFDVGYIYHPVILPRIANSFEAIRYGYGIGIKLKTGIGKLNLIYALGRGDSFKTGKIHVGIESEF